A single Lemur catta isolate mLemCat1 chromosome 20, mLemCat1.pri, whole genome shotgun sequence DNA region contains:
- the CHTF8 gene encoding chromosome transmission fidelity protein 8 homolog produces MVQIVISSAGAGGLAEWVLMELQGEIEARYSTGLAGNLLGDLHYTTEGIPVLIVGHHILYGKIIHLEKPFAVLVKHTPGEQDCDELGRETGTRYLVTALIKNKILFKTRPKPIITNVPKKV; encoded by the exons ATGGTGCAAATTGTTATTTCTAG TGCGGGGGCTGGAGGCCTGGCAGAATGGGTGCTGATGGAGCTACAGGGGGAGATCGAGGCTCGCTACAGCACCGGATTAGCTGGAAACCTCCTGGGAGACCTACATTACACCACTGAG GGAATCCCTGTGCTGATCGTGGGGCATCATATCCTGTATGGGAAAATCATCCACCTGGAGAAACCTTTTGCAGTTCTTGTCAAACACACTCCTGGGGAGCAGGACTGTGATGAGCTTGGCCGAGAGACTGGCACCCGGTACCTGGTGACAGCACTCATCAAAAACAAGATCCTTTTCAAAACCCGCCCCAAGCCCATTATCACCAACGTCCCCAAGAAAGTATGA
- the DERPC gene encoding decreased expression in renal and prostate cancer protein: protein MKEPRIFPRERPTPWTRAPLPPRGRLDGSLGPQGGPVLNTGHPLGVNSDPFLMAAGSLGGNLAPFPRNPSPFPTSSGSLASNPAPFPAGARDPGMASFPRGMNPSGTGAVSFSRPGGLLGPGPGTGPGPALNPRTGALPGPGPLSNPRLGGLPGPGPGPMPNPRAGGLLGAGPDPRSGGPMGPGSGPNLRTGVLLTSGNGPPNPRPVGLGPGPSPNMRSGFLGTNPAPRSGMFPGPGLGPNPRAGGLGPGLGPNPRAGGLGPGPNLDARAGGLLGTGSGLNLRMAGPQGLDLAPILRAAGLLGANSASFSQASGNMGTNPSSMARVPGPMGPNSGPGSRGISLPGPNSSPMSRAPGPIGPNSGHFSRPPGPMGVNANPFPRGVGSGGLNPTAFSQSSGTLTSNPATFQRSASLQGSSPAVFPRASGPLGPNPTNFPRATGLQGPSPATFPRSTGPLGPGQVAFPRSAGGHLGSSPAGPVGINSAPFARPTGTLGLNPSSFPRMNGPAGKSLVPFPRVGSLPGTNPAAFPRPGGPMAPMYPNGMLPP, encoded by the coding sequence ATGAAAGAACCCCGGATTTTCCCTAGAGAGCGGCCTACTCCTTGGACTCGTGCTCCACTGCCACCTCGAGGACGGCTCGACGGTTCCCTGGGACCACAGGGGGGTCCTGTTCTGAACACAGGCCACCCACTGGGTGTGAACTCGGATCCCTTTCTCATGGCAGCCGGTTCTCTTGGTGGAAATCTGGCCCCATTTCCAAGGAACCCATCTCCTTTTCCAACGTCATCAGGCTCATTGGCTTCAAATCCAGCACCTTTCCCTGCTGGTGCTCGTGACCCAGGCATGGCTTCTTTTCCAAGGGGGATGAATCCCTCTGGCACAGGTGCAGTTTCTTTCTCAAGGCCAGGTGGCCTTttgggcccaggcccaggcacaggcccaggcccagctctAAACCCTAGAACGGGGGCTCTTCCAGGTCCAGGGCCTCTGTCTAACCCCAGGTTAGGAGGtctcccaggcccaggcccaggtccTATGCCCAATCCACGGGCAGGTGGTCTCCTGGGAGCAGGTCCTGACCCCAGAAGTGGTGGCCCTATGGGCCCTGGATCTGGACCCAACCTGAGAACAGGTGTCCTACTGACCTCTGGGAATGGTCCTCCCAATCCTAGGCCAGTTGGCCTGGGCCCCGGACCAAGTCCCAATATGAGATCAGGCTTTTTAGGTACAAACCCTGCCCCCAGGTCAGGTATGTTTCCAGGCCCAGGCCTTGGGCCCAACCCAAGGGCGGGTGGCCTAGGTCCAGGTCTTGGGCCCAACCCAAGGGCAGGTGGCCTGGGCCCAGGCCCTAATCTGGATGCCAGAGCAGGTGGCCTCTTGGGTACAGGATCTGGTCTTAATTTAAGAATGGCTGGACCTCAAGGCCTAGATCTTGCCCCCATTCTAAGAGCAGCAGGTCTTTTAGGAGCAAATTCAGCTTCTTTCTCACAGGCTTCTGGAAACATGGGCACAAACCCATCTTCCATGGCAAGAGTACCTGGTCCCATGGGCCCAAACTCGGGTCCAGGCTCTCGGGGAATCAGCCTTCCAGGGCCAAATTCCTCTCCCATGTCAAGGGCCCCTGGCCCTATAGGCCCTAATTCAGGTCATTTCTCAAGGCCACCTGGCCCCATGGGGGTAAATGCCAATCCCTTTCCGAGGGGTGTAGGTTCTGGGGGACTGAACCCAACTGCCTTCTCTCAGTCTTCTGGCACGTTGACATCAAACCCAGCTACCTTCCAAAGGTCTGCTAGCCTCCAGGGCTCAAGTCCAGCAGTTTTCCCCAGAGCCTCTGGGCCACTAGGCCCCAACCCAACTAACTTCCCAAGGGCCACTGGCTTGCAGGGTCCAAGTCCAGCTACTTTCCCAAGGTCTACTGGCCCATTAGGCCCTGGTCAAGTTGCTTTCCCTAGGTCAGCTGGTGGGCACCTGGGCTCTTCTCCAGCGGGCCCTGTGGGTATCAACTCGGCTCCTTTTGCACGGCCGACTGGGACCCTGGGTCTCAACCCATCTTCCTTTCCAAGGATGAATGGCCCTGCAGGCAAGAGTTTGGTCCCATTTCCTAGAGTGGGGAGCCTCCCTGGCACAAATCCAGCTGCTTTCCCCAGACCGGGAGGTCCAATGGCTCCAATGTACCCAAATGGAATGTTACCCCCTTAA
- the HAS3 gene encoding hyaluronan synthase 3: MPVQLTTALRVVGTSLFALAVLGGILAAYVTGYQFIHTEKHYLSFGLYGAILGLHLLIQSLFAFLEHRRMRRAGQPLKLPSPRRGSVALCIAAYQEDPDYLRKCLRSAQRIAFPELKVVMVVDGNRQEDAYMLDIFHEVLGGTEQAGFFVWRSNFHEAGEGETEASLQEGMDRVRDVVRASTFSCIMQKWGGKREVMYTAFKALGDSVDYIQVCDSDTVLDPACTIEMLRVLEEDPQVGGVGGDVQILNKYDSWISFLSSVRYWMAFNVERACQSYFGCVQCISGPLGMYRNSLLQQFLEDWYHQKFLGSKCSFGDDRHLTNRVLSLGYRTKYTARSKCLTETPTKYLRWLNQQTRWSKSYFREWLYNSLWFHKHHLWMTYESVVTGFFPFFLIATVIQLFYRGRIWNILLFLLTVQLVGIIKATYACFLRGNAEMIFMSLYSLLYMSSLLPAKIFAIATINKSGWGTSGRKTIVVNFIGLIPVSIWVAVLLGGLAYTAYCQDLFSETELAFLVSGAILYGCYWVALLMLYLAIIARRCGKKPEQYSLAFAEV; the protein is encoded by the exons ATGCCGGTGCAGCTGACAACAGCCCTGCGTGTGGTGGGCACCAGCCTGTTTGCCCTGGCAGTGCTGGGTGGCATCCTGGCAGCCTACGTGACAGGCTACCAGTTCATCCACACAGAAAAGCACTACCTGTCCTTCGGCCTATACGGGGCCATCCTGGGCCTGCACCTGCTCATCCAGAGCCTGTTTGCCTTCCTGGAGCACAGGCGCATGCGGCGGGCCGGCCAGCCCCTGAAGCTGCCCTCTCCGCGGCGGGGCTCGGTGGCGCTCTGCATTGCTGCGTACCAGGAGGACCCTGACTACTTGCGCAAGTGCCTGCGCTCCGCCCAGCGCATCGCCTTCCCTGAGCTCAAGGTGGTCATGGTGGTGGACGGCAACCGCCAGGAGGACGCCTACATGCTGGACATCTTCCATGAGGTGCTAGGTGGCACTGAGCAAGCTGGCTTCTTTGTGTGGCGCAGCAACTTCCACGAGGCTGGTGAGGGTGAGACGGAGGCCAGCCTGCAGGAGGGCATGGACCGCGTGCGGGACGTGGTGCGGGCCAGCACCTTCTCGTGCATCATGCAGAAGTGGGGAGGCAAGCGCGAGGTCATGTACACGGCCTTCAAGGCCCTTGGCGATTCGGTGGACTACATCCAG GTGTGCGACTCCGACACTGTGCTGGATCCAGCCTGCACCATCGAGATGCTTCGAGTCCTGGAGGAGGATCCCCAAGTAGGGGGAGTCGGGGGAGATGTCCAA ATTCTCAACAAGTATGATTCATGGATCTCCTTCCTGAGCAGTGTGCGGTACTGGATGGCCTTCAACGTGGAGCGGGCCTGCCAGTCCTACTTTGGCTGTGTGCAATGTATTAGTGGGCCCTTGGGCATGTACCGCAACAGCCTCCTCCAGCAATTCCTGGAGGACTGGTACCATCAGAAGTTCCTCGGCAGCAAGTGCAGCTTTGGGGACGACCGGCACCTCACCAACCGAGTCCTGAGCCTTGGCTACCGAACTAAGTATACAGCACGCTCCAAGTGCCTCACAGAGACCCCCACTAAGTACCTCCGGTGGCTCAACCAGCAGACCCGTTGGAGCAAGTCTTACTTCCGGGAGTGGCTCTACAACTCTCTCTGGTTCCATAAGCATCACCTCTGGATGACCTACGAATCAGTGGTCACAggtttcttccccttcttcctcatTGCCACGGTCATACAGCTCTTCTACCGTGGCCGCATCTGGAacatcctcctcttcctgctgACGGTGCAGCTGGTGGGCATTATCAAGGCTACCTATGCCTGCTTCCTCCGAGGCAATGCAGAGATGATCTTCATGTCCCTCTACTCCCTTCTCTACATGTCCAGCCTCCTGCCAGCCAAGATCTTTGCCATTGCTACTATCAACAAGTCAGGCTGGGGTACCTCTGGCCGAAAAACCATTGTGGTGAACTTCATTGGCCTCATCCCTGTGTCCATATGGGTGGCAGTTCTTCTGGGGGGGCTGGCCTATACAGCTTACTGCCAGGACCTGTTCAGCGAGACGGAGCTAGCCTTCCTGGTCTCCGGGGCCATCCTGTACGGCTGCTACTGGGTGGCCCTCCTCATGTTGTATCTGGCCATCATTGCCCGGAGATGTGGGAAGAAGCCAGAGCAGTATAGCTTGGCTTTTGCTGAGGTGTGA